One window of the Thermomicrobiales bacterium genome contains the following:
- a CDS encoding HAD-IIIC family phosphatase → MAPGAPTSFFQQQLKRLKERGILLAVVSRNEEADVLEVFERHPGMVLRPDDIATWSVNWRHKSENLRSLAEEMNLGLDSFVFLDDDPAVRAEVAARAPEVHVVPLPSRATGYAEALARLWLFDGAQATDVDAARTQMMQEEGRRKRESTAAASIDEFLAGLDLRVEMRPPEDTEWARVAQLTQRTNQFNLSLKRRTVEEVRALAGEEAVLVLKAADRFGDYGLVGVVFVRTPDAARSAEIDTLLMSCRALGRGVEDAFLAGMAALAAGQGATTLVAPYVEGKRNAMVLDYLRRSGFTEQGSGAWTLSIVDPPSLPAHVQFDSPLLVTTGAPGGN, encoded by the coding sequence ATGGCCCCGGGCGCGCCTACCAGCTTCTTCCAGCAGCAGCTGAAGCGGCTCAAGGAGCGGGGCATCCTGCTTGCGGTGGTCAGCCGCAACGAGGAGGCGGATGTCCTGGAGGTGTTCGAGCGCCACCCCGGCATGGTGCTCCGGCCGGACGACATCGCGACCTGGAGCGTCAACTGGCGCCACAAGTCGGAGAACCTGCGCTCGCTCGCCGAGGAGATGAACCTGGGGCTGGACAGCTTTGTGTTTCTGGACGATGACCCGGCGGTCCGGGCGGAAGTGGCAGCGCGCGCGCCGGAGGTCCACGTCGTCCCCTTGCCGAGCCGCGCGACGGGATACGCCGAGGCGCTCGCGCGGCTCTGGCTATTCGATGGCGCCCAGGCGACGGATGTGGACGCGGCGCGGACGCAAATGATGCAGGAGGAAGGACGACGCAAGCGCGAATCGACGGCAGCCGCCAGCATCGACGAGTTCCTCGCCGGGCTGGACCTGCGGGTCGAGATGCGACCGCCGGAGGACACTGAGTGGGCGCGTGTCGCTCAACTCACCCAGCGCACCAATCAGTTCAACCTGTCGTTGAAGCGTCGCACCGTCGAGGAAGTCCGGGCATTGGCCGGCGAGGAGGCGGTTCTTGTCTTGAAGGCGGCCGACCGGTTCGGAGATTACGGCCTCGTCGGGGTGGTATTCGTCCGGACGCCGGACGCGGCCCGCTCGGCCGAAATTGACACGCTGCTGATGAGCTGTCGGGCACTCGGCCGGGGCGTCGAGGATGCGTTCCTCGCTGGCATGGCGGCGCTAGCCGCCGGCCAGGGAGCAACAACCCTGGTCGCGCCATACGTCGAAGGAAAGCGCAACGCGATGGTGCTGGACTACCTGCGACGCAGTGGATTCACCGAGCAGGGCTCCGGAGCATGGACGCTCTCGATCGTCGATCCGCCCTCACTGCCGGCCCACGTCCAGTTCGATAGCCCCTTGCTCGTCACGACCGGCGCTCCCGGGGGCAACTGA
- a CDS encoding CHASE3 domain-containing protein translates to MTDVTADRRCSSGSIRTRAPPRHRGVDGCWCWWRAAASLFLVRTVDSQLADIAQTYEVRRQARELMLALVDAETGQRGYLLTQDQSLSRALQPGGRHHGGNLPETRCDVIRDNPSQRLRIEGMAARDHWPSGQELAQHHRTDVGAAMSTMRWPSPVPVRARRSWTAIRDTLRSFIAEEDARLVERNAQMAGYRQGLVRGHRRRPRGGGRPCLCAVRRAPSGRSRRSPQQRDRAGRH, encoded by the coding sequence ATGACTGACGTCACCGCAGACCGGCGCTGTTCGTCCGGTTCGATTCGGACCCGTGCGCCGCCTCGCCATCGTGGTGTCGATGGCTGCTGGTGCTGGTGGCGTGCCGCTGCCTCGCTGTTCCTGGTGCGGACCGTCGACAGCCAGCTCGCCGATATCGCGCAGACCTACGAAGTGCGGCGGCAGGCCCGCGAGCTGATGCTGGCGCTGGTCGACGCCGAGACCGGGCAGCGCGGCTACCTCCTGACGCAGGACCAGAGCCTATCTCGAGCCCTACAACCGGGCGGTCGCCACCATGGCGGAAACCTACCAGAGACTCGCTGCGACGTGATCCGGGACAACCCGTCGCAGCGACTGCGGATCGAGGGCATGGCAGCCCGAGATCACTGGCCAAGCGGGCAGGAGCTGGCGCAGCACCATCGAACTGACGTCGGCGCGGCGATGTCGACGATGCGCTGGCCATCGCCCGTTCCGGTGAGGGCCAGGCGCTCATGGACTGCGATCCGCGACACGCTGCGCAGCTTCATCGCCGAGGAGGACGCAAGGCTAGTCGAGCGCAACGCGCAGATGGCAGGGTATCGCCAGGGGCTGGTGCGCGGCCATCGTCGCCGCCCTCGCGGCGGCGGGCGTCCTTGCCTATGCGCTGTTCGCCGCGCGCCCAGCGGCAGGTCGCGGCGCTCGCCGCAACAGCGAGACCGCGCTGGTCGTCACTGA
- a CDS encoding NAD(P)-dependent oxidoreductase: protein MTTLLTGGNGWVPSFVLRQLAQRGERVISYDLMPVDDVLREHLDDAVANVTFVHGDVTDGEHLLDIAQEAGVTRIIHTAAITPRLWREQKEPRRVIDVNLGGTINALEAARALPGFERFVYVGSGAVWGSGHTGETIDEDAPSRTTNLYGITKYASERIAMRYKELFGLDIVSMRPANVYGPMERDTPGYVGATELREMLRVLAAGEELRVASLDGPYHDWTFVEDIAEGIVRAWATPNLPHDVYSITCGRQYSIGEMLAAFKRAWPEIEYRLVPEDEANTPLRDAPRGPRPKNDRILADFGWAPSTPLDEGVAIYLNWVRANGPQ from the coding sequence GTGACGACGCTTCTGACCGGTGGGAACGGGTGGGTTCCCAGCTTTGTCCTGCGCCAGCTTGCGCAACGCGGCGAGCGCGTTATCTCGTACGACCTGATGCCAGTCGACGATGTCCTGCGCGAGCACCTGGATGACGCGGTCGCCAACGTCACCTTCGTCCATGGCGATGTCACCGACGGTGAGCACCTGCTGGATATCGCCCAGGAGGCCGGCGTCACGAGGATCATCCACACGGCCGCGATCACCCCACGTCTCTGGCGCGAGCAGAAGGAGCCGCGACGGGTGATCGATGTCAACCTCGGCGGAACGATCAATGCCCTCGAGGCTGCCCGTGCCCTGCCTGGCTTCGAGCGATTCGTCTATGTCGGCTCCGGCGCTGTCTGGGGCAGCGGGCACACTGGAGAAACGATCGACGAGGACGCGCCCAGCCGGACCACGAACCTCTATGGGATCACGAAGTACGCCAGCGAGCGGATCGCGATGCGCTACAAGGAGCTGTTCGGGCTGGACATCGTCTCGATGCGGCCAGCGAACGTCTACGGCCCGATGGAACGTGACACACCGGGCTACGTAGGGGCAACCGAGCTCCGCGAGATGCTGAGGGTGCTAGCAGCCGGCGAGGAGCTGCGCGTGGCCAGCCTGGACGGGCCGTACCACGACTGGACATTCGTCGAGGACATCGCCGAAGGAATCGTTCGCGCCTGGGCCACTCCGAACCTGCCGCACGACGTTTACTCGATCACCTGTGGCCGGCAATATTCGATCGGCGAAATGCTCGCGGCGTTCAAGCGCGCCTGGCCGGAGATCGAGTACCGGCTCGTGCCGGAAGACGAGGCCAACACTCCGCTGCGCGACGCGCCACGCGGCCCACGCCCGAAGAACGACCGCATCCTTGCCGACTTCGGCTGGGCGCCGAGCACGCCGCTCGACGAGGGCGTCGCTATCTACCTGAACTGGGTTCGCGCGAACGGCCCGCAATAG
- a CDS encoding class I SAM-dependent methyltransferase, producing MRVTGWDRMCNVPGVYTLVECDRCGFLYLSPRPDAEEIKRHYPEEYPFYASFFDQSSYIKSIGVYELTKRAQQVLDAVSGGHDVLDIGCAVGDFLSMMSSKGWNVRGVEPDPGAAAYARKRHGIDVFNGYLEEASFEPESFDAVTMWEVLEHTPQPLDTLRRAFDLLRPGGAIVMSVPNRDSLESKVFGTYWIGNDFPRHFSVFSPKHMRVALSSAGFVEPRIISQRGRLGAMHNEIACGLGSIDLWLHAGDRDRGARRIADRVLLPIVTKPVGVVPIFIASLPMSVAIRKLNLGSQMIAVAHKPAA from the coding sequence GTGCGCGTGACTGGGTGGGATCGTATGTGCAATGTGCCGGGGGTGTACACGCTGGTCGAATGCGACCGATGCGGCTTCCTCTACCTGTCGCCGCGCCCCGATGCGGAGGAGATCAAGCGTCACTATCCGGAGGAGTACCCGTTCTACGCATCGTTCTTCGACCAATCCTCCTACATCAAGTCGATCGGTGTCTATGAGCTGACCAAGCGCGCCCAGCAGGTGCTCGACGCGGTGAGTGGCGGGCATGACGTGCTCGATATCGGCTGTGCCGTCGGCGACTTCCTGTCGATGATGAGCTCGAAGGGCTGGAATGTGCGTGGGGTAGAACCCGACCCTGGCGCGGCTGCCTATGCCCGCAAGCGACACGGGATCGACGTGTTCAACGGCTATCTCGAAGAGGCTTCATTCGAACCCGAGTCATTCGACGCCGTGACAATGTGGGAGGTTCTTGAGCATACTCCCCAGCCCCTCGATACGCTGCGGCGCGCCTTCGATCTGCTCCGGCCCGGCGGCGCGATTGTCATGTCGGTGCCAAACCGGGACTCGCTCGAATCAAAGGTGTTTGGGACATACTGGATTGGCAATGACTTCCCACGCCATTTCTCCGTGTTTTCGCCGAAGCACATGCGTGTGGCGCTGAGCTCGGCTGGATTCGTCGAGCCGCGAATCATCAGCCAGCGTGGCCGTCTGGGGGCGATGCATAACGAGATCGCCTGCGGGCTTGGCAGCATCGACCTCTGGCTACACGCTGGAGACCGCGATCGCGGCGCAAGGCGCATCGCAGATCGCGTCCTGTTGCCGATTGTCACGAAGCCTGTGGGTGTCGTCCCCATCTTCATTGCGTCGTTGCCGATGTCGGTTGCGATCCGGAAGCTGAACCTCGGGTCGCAGATGATCGCCGTTGCCCACAAGCCAGCCGCCTGA
- a CDS encoding sensor histidine kinase yields the protein MVAALAAAGVLAYALFAARPAAGRGARRNSETALVVTERATRGACPGARTAEVEEARERAERERARLETLLQDTNHRIGNSLATVSSLLGLQLARSQSEEVRNALEAAQGRVQAIASGHRRLRLGADLETTNAAEFLDAVVGDLARIGAGRATASHSISDFEPLVIPARDATTLGIVVSELVTNAIKHAFADGRAGRIWIRLDRGDDGRRAARRRG from the coding sequence ATCGTCGCCGCCCTCGCGGCGGCGGGCGTCCTTGCCTATGCGCTGTTCGCCGCGCGCCCAGCGGCAGGTCGCGGCGCTCGCCGCAACAGCGAGACCGCGCTGGTCGTCACTGAACGAGCAACTCGAGGCGCATGTCCAGGCGCGCGGACCGCCGAGGTCGAGGAGGCCCGCGAGCGGGCCGAGCGGGAGCGGGCGCGGCTCGAAACGCTGCTGCAGGACACCAATCACCGGATCGGCAACTCGCTGGCGACGGTCTCGTCGCTGCTCGGCCTGCAGCTGGCGCGCAGCCAGTCCGAGGAGGTTCGCAATGCGCTCGAGGCGGCGCAGGGCCGGGTGCAGGCCATCGCCTCCGGCCACCGGCGGCTGCGGCTGGGCGCCGATCTCGAGACCACCAATGCCGCCGAGTTCCTCGACGCCGTGGTCGGTGACCTCGCGCGAATCGGTGCCGGCCGAGCGACCGCATCGCATTCCATCAGCGACTTCGAGCCGCTGGTGATCCCGGCGCGCGACGCGACGACGCTGGGCATCGTGGTCAGCGAGCTGGTCACCAACGCCATCAAGCACGCCTTCGCCGACGGACGGGCGGGCAGGATCTGGATCCGGCTCGATCGCGGCGACGACGGCAGGCGCGCGGCTCGGCGTCGAGGATGA